A genomic window from Candidatus Pelagisphaera phototrophica includes:
- a CDS encoding FG-GAP repeat domain-containing protein yields MVSFIHRVQFLGWLLLSVLLVACSQSEDGGPSVANSVEAGRLLATQHCIACHQVPAADLLPKKSWEYALTYMGFFLGIVDYEYMEGSPESALGSIHLREEFVRDANLLPDAPLMSNEDWAKLRAYYIAEAPEKAIPQITKPVIIEDTEKFRVKPTQYRMDSAITSMVHIDEENGLLYIHDGRSEQLTVLDRNLNFHDSHPSPGVSLVEAQAVGEDLYLLSIGDLFASNIGAKLGEFQHTRVFGGVFMGLNILVKDLHRPADFAFADLDNDGLDELLVSNFGDYTGNFSIYGRDSGNGAYAADPLILSDQPGIVKGDAHDFNEDGYLDIVVMMSAARENVSVFLNDKNGTFTQNVLWEKHPSFGYIGFELKDFNGDGQMDLLTLNGDNGDSDTYNTLKGDHGIRLYLNKGNLQFEESYFYPMYGVYGAEVADFDHDGDLDIAAISYHPDFDLERPENFVYLEQVDSLEFIPFTHPATQKGRWLSIDSGDADGDGDQDIVLGAAYVPVGMREKYMDKFEELVSGGPPILVLENRMGK; encoded by the coding sequence ATGGTGAGTTTTATTCATCGAGTTCAGTTTTTGGGATGGCTTTTGTTGTCCGTTTTGTTGGTTGCCTGCTCTCAATCTGAAGACGGGGGTCCATCCGTTGCGAATAGCGTCGAAGCCGGGCGATTGCTCGCGACCCAGCATTGTATTGCTTGCCATCAAGTTCCTGCCGCGGACCTACTTCCCAAGAAAAGCTGGGAATACGCTCTGACTTACATGGGCTTCTTTTTGGGAATTGTAGACTACGAATACATGGAAGGGTCGCCGGAATCCGCACTGGGAAGCATTCATTTGCGTGAGGAATTCGTCCGGGACGCGAACCTGTTGCCAGATGCTCCGTTGATGTCGAACGAGGATTGGGCCAAACTGAGAGCTTATTATATTGCTGAGGCTCCGGAGAAGGCGATTCCCCAGATCACGAAGCCTGTGATTATTGAGGACACTGAGAAGTTTCGTGTTAAACCTACCCAATACCGTATGGACTCTGCCATTACATCCATGGTGCACATCGATGAAGAAAATGGACTACTCTACATCCACGATGGTCGATCAGAGCAATTGACCGTTCTGGATCGTAATCTGAATTTCCATGACAGCCATCCTTCGCCGGGAGTGTCTCTGGTCGAGGCTCAAGCCGTTGGCGAAGATCTCTATCTTTTGTCCATTGGTGACCTATTTGCTTCAAATATCGGAGCCAAGTTGGGAGAGTTTCAGCACACACGGGTTTTCGGGGGAGTATTCATGGGGCTCAATATTTTGGTGAAGGATCTGCACCGCCCCGCAGACTTCGCTTTCGCGGACCTAGACAATGATGGTCTGGATGAATTGCTTGTAAGTAACTTTGGTGACTATACAGGCAATTTCTCGATTTATGGGCGAGACTCGGGAAACGGTGCTTATGCGGCAGATCCGCTGATTCTCAGTGACCAGCCCGGAATCGTTAAGGGCGATGCCCACGACTTTAATGAAGATGGGTATTTGGACATCGTTGTCATGATGAGTGCGGCTCGAGAAAATGTGAGTGTGTTTCTCAACGATAAAAACGGAACATTCACTCAGAATGTACTTTGGGAGAAACATCCGTCTTTCGGATACATTGGATTTGAACTGAAAGACTTCAATGGAGACGGGCAGATGGACCTGCTTACCCTCAATGGTGACAATGGCGATTCAGATACCTATAATACGTTGAAGGGTGATCATGGCATTCGCCTTTATCTGAACAAGGGGAATCTTCAATTTGAAGAGTCGTATTTCTATCCGATGTATGGCGTTTACGGTGCGGAGGTGGCAGACTTCGACCATGATGGAGATCTGGATATAGCGGCGATTTCCTACCACCCCGATTTTGATTTGGAACGCCCGGAGAACTTTGTCTATCTTGAGCAGGTCGATTCGCTAGAGTTCATTCCGTTTACCCATCCCGCGACGCAAAAGGGTCGCTGGCTGTCGATCGATTCCGGGGACGCTGATGGGGACGGGGACCAAGACATCGTCTTAGGAGCCGCCTATGTTCCGGTCGGAATGCGGGAGAAATACATGGACAAATTTGAAGAACTGGTGAGTGGGGGTCCGCCTATTCTCGTTTTGGAGAATCGGATGGGAAAGTAA
- a CDS encoding phytanoyl-CoA dioxygenase family protein, protein MLSTQKQLLSQSECESLDSLGYVSLGRLLDEVQLEAIRERVRQLVEEEGDQGGHELFSSDRIRHPKEEGADRLANLVNKGSVFDSLYTQPKLLAAISYVLGPEIKLSSLNYRAAKPGQGLQKLHVDWKSAVMPGEFKVCNSIWLLDDFTKANGATRLVPKSHLFGKIPEEVMEDPLQSHPDEILLEAPAGTVMVFNSHLWHGGTINHTNQPRRAIHSYFCTRERVQQTPQQKFIQQETLRRISREANWLLDV, encoded by the coding sequence ATGCTCAGCACCCAAAAACAATTACTTTCCCAATCCGAATGCGAATCGCTCGACTCATTGGGCTACGTTTCGCTGGGTCGACTGTTGGACGAAGTGCAGTTGGAGGCGATTCGTGAACGCGTTCGCCAATTAGTCGAAGAGGAAGGTGATCAAGGAGGACATGAACTCTTTAGCTCAGATCGAATTCGCCACCCAAAAGAGGAAGGAGCAGACCGGCTCGCCAATCTCGTCAACAAGGGCTCGGTATTCGATTCACTCTACACCCAACCTAAATTGCTCGCAGCGATCAGCTACGTCCTAGGACCTGAAATCAAGTTGTCATCGCTCAACTATCGGGCTGCCAAACCAGGACAAGGCCTGCAAAAGCTGCACGTCGACTGGAAATCTGCAGTCATGCCCGGCGAGTTCAAAGTCTGTAATTCGATATGGCTCCTGGATGATTTTACCAAAGCCAACGGAGCCACTCGGTTAGTACCCAAGTCACACCTATTCGGCAAGATACCCGAGGAGGTGATGGAAGATCCCTTGCAATCGCACCCAGATGAAATCCTTCTAGAGGCTCCAGCGGGAACAGTTATGGTATTCAACTCTCACTTATGGCATGGCGGGACGATCAACCACACGAACCAACCACGCCGTGCCATTCATAGTTACTTTTGCACCCGAGAACGAGTTCAACAAACGCCTCAACAAAAATTCATCCAACAAGAAACGCTCAGACGGATTTCACGGGAAGCGAACTGGCTTTTAGATGTGTAG
- a CDS encoding FG-GAP repeat domain-containing protein, with amino-acid sequence MKLAKLPLNFILGSLVLLTSGFVYAGERDISFSTKLLAIDANEGCAIVDVNNDGQLDVVAGRNWYAGPDFVPRALRPIEDRNGYIHSNGDFPYDVDADGWVDIIAQSFFQTEINWFRNPGPEVLKLGLLWEKRLLVDTQVDRNEAELMHDLDGDGVKEFVVNSWNKETSLLAWKFKTEVREVEVKRGNRTVKEMQEVPTMEKIKIGSSRNGHGLGMGDLNGDGLEDVLFQEGWYERPKSGAMDKPWKWHKDWYLHASIPMVVRDLNGDGRNDFIYGMGHDYGLFWREQLKPASDGTLQWKEHVIDKSFSQPHVLHLADIDGDGEDELITGKRVFAHNGKDPGGKEDPVLYYYNWDKKQKRFDRKTIVEGSAGTGLQIATGDLNGDGRLDIAVAGKSGTYVIFNEG; translated from the coding sequence ATGAAATTAGCGAAATTACCCCTCAATTTTATTCTCGGGAGTCTAGTTCTCCTGACTTCTGGATTCGTCTATGCGGGAGAAAGGGATATCTCTTTTTCCACGAAGCTTCTTGCCATTGATGCGAATGAAGGCTGTGCCATTGTCGATGTGAACAACGATGGTCAGCTAGACGTTGTGGCTGGACGAAACTGGTATGCGGGACCGGACTTTGTTCCTCGCGCTTTACGTCCCATCGAAGACAGAAACGGATACATTCATTCAAATGGCGATTTTCCCTATGATGTCGATGCGGATGGCTGGGTTGACATAATTGCACAGTCTTTTTTCCAAACCGAGATTAACTGGTTCCGCAACCCAGGTCCGGAGGTGTTAAAGCTAGGGCTTCTGTGGGAAAAGCGTTTGCTGGTTGATACCCAGGTGGACCGGAACGAAGCGGAGCTCATGCACGACCTCGATGGGGATGGGGTCAAGGAATTTGTAGTTAATTCCTGGAACAAGGAAACCTCGCTGCTGGCGTGGAAGTTTAAAACGGAAGTACGGGAAGTCGAAGTCAAGCGCGGCAATCGAACCGTAAAGGAGATGCAAGAGGTTCCTACTATGGAGAAGATCAAGATTGGATCGAGCCGGAATGGGCACGGGCTGGGAATGGGCGATTTGAATGGGGACGGTCTAGAGGACGTTCTCTTCCAAGAGGGCTGGTATGAGCGGCCAAAGTCGGGTGCGATGGATAAGCCATGGAAGTGGCACAAGGATTGGTACCTTCACGCGTCGATACCTATGGTGGTACGAGACTTAAATGGAGATGGCCGAAACGATTTTATCTATGGGATGGGACATGATTATGGTCTATTCTGGCGCGAGCAGCTGAAACCGGCGTCGGACGGTACGCTACAGTGGAAGGAGCACGTAATCGACAAGAGCTTTTCCCAGCCGCATGTGCTCCATTTGGCGGATATCGATGGGGATGGGGAGGATGAGTTGATAACGGGCAAGCGCGTCTTTGCCCACAACGGGAAGGATCCCGGCGGCAAGGAGGACCCCGTTTTGTATTACTATAATTGGGACAAGAAACAGAAGCGATTCGATAGAAAAACGATTGTCGAAGGCTCGGCGGGTACTGGACTCCAAATTGCAACCGGGGATTTGAATGGCGATGGTCGTCTGGATATTGCCGTAGCGGGGAAGAGTGGCACATACGTGATCTTTAATGAAGGTTGA
- the aroE gene encoding shikimate dehydrogenase produces MAELNFKQELVGCYGYPVAENPTQAMIEPAFRALGLDWRYLTLEVRPEGLKAAVEAARVFGFQGFNCTIPHKVEVIQYLDRLGESAELMGAVNCVVNREGKLVGENTDGKGFVASLEEIDDPAGKSVVIFGAGGAARAISVEMALAGANRISIVNRSEDRGRELTALLNDKVKDRCPELESNFVLWNGNFQIPSDTDIVINATSIGLYPDVDAKLALDSNALTSNMIVADVIPNPPKTQLVKLAASKGCHVIDGLKMLVGQGVIGIEYWTGRIPDASVMRAGLEAVFE; encoded by the coding sequence ATGGCTGAATTGAATTTTAAACAAGAATTGGTCGGCTGCTATGGGTATCCGGTGGCGGAAAATCCGACTCAGGCGATGATTGAGCCCGCCTTTCGGGCACTGGGCTTGGACTGGCGTTACCTGACTCTCGAAGTCAGGCCCGAGGGCTTGAAGGCTGCGGTGGAGGCCGCACGTGTATTCGGGTTTCAAGGATTCAATTGTACGATTCCTCATAAGGTTGAGGTGATTCAGTATCTTGATAGGCTGGGAGAATCAGCAGAGCTGATGGGAGCGGTGAATTGCGTCGTCAATCGTGAGGGAAAACTGGTCGGTGAAAACACTGATGGAAAAGGCTTCGTTGCTTCCCTCGAGGAAATCGACGACCCAGCGGGAAAATCTGTCGTAATCTTTGGCGCGGGAGGCGCGGCTCGAGCGATCAGCGTGGAAATGGCCTTAGCGGGAGCGAATCGTATTTCGATTGTCAATCGAAGTGAAGATCGCGGTCGGGAATTGACTGCCTTGCTGAATGACAAAGTAAAAGATCGTTGCCCAGAATTAGAATCAAATTTCGTTTTATGGAACGGCAATTTTCAAATTCCAAGCGATACCGATATCGTGATCAATGCAACATCCATCGGCTTGTATCCAGATGTGGATGCCAAACTAGCCTTGGATTCGAACGCGCTGACCTCAAATATGATTGTGGCCGACGTGATCCCCAACCCTCCCAAGACTCAACTCGTAAAGTTGGCTGCAAGCAAAGGCTGTCATGTGATTGACGGACTGAAAATGCTGGTTGGCCAAGGCGTAATTGGAATTGAATACTGGACTGGGAGAATACCGGATGCCTCCGTGATGCGAGCGGGACTTGAAGCGGTGTTTGAATAG